One window of the Triticum dicoccoides isolate Atlit2015 ecotype Zavitan chromosome 3B, WEW_v2.0, whole genome shotgun sequence genome contains the following:
- the LOC119274736 gene encoding putative disease resistance protein RGA3 isoform X2 produces MGTILEALLRSCASKLQDIITNEAILILGVEEELAKLLQRVELIQCCIYDAEKRRAKELAVNNWLGQLRDVIYDVDEILDVAKCKGSKLLPNHPSSSSSKSAACKGHSVFPCFCNIGSRRDVAVRIRTLNKKIENISKDKIFLTFNSSAQPNGSGPTSKLIRSSNLVEPNLVGKEIIHSSRKLVDLVLANKEKKSYKLAVVGTGGVGKTTLAQKVYNDQKIKGSFKMHAWICVSQDYSEVTLLKEVLRNIGVHHEQGETIAELQRKLAETIEGKSFFLVLDDVWHSNVWMDLLRPALHKTTSGVMLVTTRDDQITRRIGVEHTHRVDLMSVEVGWELLWKSMNIDEKEVQNLRNTGIEIIRKCGCLPLAIKVTASVLASKDRTDNEWKKILRRYACSQNMLSNEIEGVLYLSYDELPYRLKQCFLYCALYIEDSTILRRVITRLWIAEGFIEEEQGQLLEDTSEEYYYELIHRNLLQPDNGSFNQAECKMHDLLRQIALSISKQECFIGDIETLSGENMSKLRRVTAVSKKDKLVLPSMNKVEAKVI; encoded by the exons ATGGGGACCATACTAGAAGCTCTGCTTCGATCATGTGCCAGCAAGTTGCAAGATATCATTACCAATGAAGCCATACTAATCTTAGGGGTGGAAGAAGAGCTCGCAAAACTGCTACAACGAGTTGAACTAATTCAGTGCTGTATATATGATGCTGAGAAAAGGAGGGCAAAAGAGTTAGCAGTAAACAATTGGCTTGGCCAACTGAGAGATGTTATATATGATGTTGATGAAATTCTGGACGTGGCTAAATGCAAAGGAAGCAAGCTACTTCCTAACCACCCTTCATCATCATCAAGTAAATCAGCTGCATGTAAAGGTCATTCAGTTTTCCCTTGCTTTTGTAACATTGGTTCACGTCGTGACGTTGCTGTTCGGATTAGAACCCTCAACAAAAAGATAGAGAACATTTCAAAGGACAAAATATTCTTAACATTCAACAGTAGTGCACAACCTAATGGAAGTGGTCCAACATCCAAACTGATAAGAAGTTCCAACCTTGTTGAGCCCAACCTTGTGGGAAAGGAAATCATACATTCTAGCAGGAAGTTGGTGGACTTGGTGCTTGCAAACAAGGAAAAGAAGTCTTACAAGCTCGCTGTTGTTGGAACCGGAGGAGTTGGTAAGACAACACTAGCTCAGAAAGTATACAATGACCAAAAAATAAAAGgaagcttcaagatgcatgcatggATTTGTGTTTCGCAAGACTACAgtgaagtaactcttttgaaggagGTGCTCCGAAATATTGGTGTGCATCATGAGCAAGGTGAAACCATAGCTGAGCTACAAAGAAAGCTTGCAGAAACAATAGAGGGAAAGAGTTTCTTTCTGGTTCTAGATGATGTATGGCATTCCAATGTATGGATGGATCTATTAAGGCCTGCGTTACACAAAACAACATCTGGAGTAATGTTGGTAACCACACGAGATGATCAAATTACAAGGAGAATAGGCGTAGAGCATACCCATCGAGTTGATCTCATGTCAGTAGAGGTGGGATGGGAGCTACTTTGGAAGAGCATGAATATTGATGAGAAAGAAGTGCAGAATTTAAGAAACACGGGGATTGAGATTATCCGTAAATGCGGTTGCCTCCCTCTTGCAATCAAAGTTACCGCTAGTGTTCTGGCAAGCAAGGATCGAACAGATAATGAGTGGAAAAAGATTTTGAGAAGATATGCTTGCTCCCAGAACATGCTCTCTAATGAAATAGAAGGAGTTTTGTATCTAAGCTACGATGAGTTACCGTATCGTCTGAAGCAGTGTTTTCTTTATTGTGCATTGTATATTGAAGATTCTACCATTCTTCGCCGTGTAATTACCAGGTTATGGATTGCTGAAGGCTTCATTGAGGAGGAACAAGGCCAACTTCTAGAAGACACATCAGAGGAGTACTACTATGAGCTAATCCATCGAAATCTCCTCCAACCAGATAACGGATCTTTTAACCAGGCTGAATGCAAAATGCATGACCTCTTAAGACAGATTGCtttgagtatatcaaaacaagaatgTTTTATTGGTGATATTGAAACATTAAGTGGTGAGAATATGTCAAAACTACGACGAGTTACTGCCGTGAGTAAGAAGGATAAATTAGTGTTGCCTAGCATGAATAAGGTGGAAGCTAAG GTTATATAG
- the LOC119274738 gene encoding uncharacterized protein LOC119274738: MKMNGDIQSFFRNYEAAKRKKVAAEEQPEDTVSNIEDEAVHNPPPVHSAEIEFDIEDEAVHSDAETESDCEDEAVHSPCARPYNIQRLPPDPGERIPISEFDEVNTELLICMSALNPLNSFASYDALKVMRLAEFYPMDISSTYLIRLEFQLTNFIDDMRQDDRFRNASNIGELSIMLVATKKYVLYDLVYLLIKLILILPVATASVQRVFSAMNLVKNKLRTTMGDDRLNDCLVTFIEWDVFMEVSEDDIVDAFMAMQKRRVT, translated from the coding sequence ATGAAGATGAATGGTGACATTCAGTCCTTTTTTCGGAATTATGAGGCTGCTAAAAGAAAGAAGGTTGCAGCCGAAGAGCAACCTGAAGATACAGTGTCAAATATTGAAGATGAAGCAGTCCATAATCCACCTCCAGTCCATTCTGCAGAGATTGAATTTGATATTGAAGATGAAGCAGTCCATTCCGATGCAGAGACTGAAAGTGATTGTGAAGATGAAGCAGTCCATTCTCCGTGTGCAAGGCCATATAATATTCAAAGGCTTCCTCCTGATCCAGGGGAGAGGATTCCTATTTCAGAGTTTGATGAGGTTAATACGGAGTTGCTTATTTGCATGTCGGCTTTGAATCCCCTCAATTCATTTGCTTCTTATGATGCACTTAAGGTAATGAGACTTGCTGAATTCTATCCCATGGACATTTCAAGCACATATTTGATAAGGCTAGAATTTCAACTTACTAATTTTATTGATGATATGAGACAAGATGATAGGTTTAGAAATGCAAGTAATATTGGTGAGCTCTCTATTATGCTTGTTGCAACAAAGAAGTATGTTCTTTATGACTTGGTCTACTTACTCATCAAATTGATATTGATTTTACCGGTGGCGACGGCAAGTGTTCAAAGAGTATTTTCAGCAATGAATCTAGTGAAAAATAAGTTGAGGACTACTATGGGTGATGATCGCTTGAATGATTGCTTGGTGACATTTATTGAATGGGATGTGTTCATGGAAGTAAGCGAAGATGACATAGTTGATGCTTTCATGGCAATGCAAAAACGTAGAGTTACCTAG
- the LOC119274736 gene encoding putative disease resistance protein RGA1 isoform X1, with protein sequence MGTILEALLRSCASKLQDIITNEAILILGVEEELAKLLQRVELIQCCIYDAEKRRAKELAVNNWLGQLRDVIYDVDEILDVAKCKGSKLLPNHPSSSSSKSAACKGHSVFPCFCNIGSRRDVAVRIRTLNKKIENISKDKIFLTFNSSAQPNGSGPTSKLIRSSNLVEPNLVGKEIIHSSRKLVDLVLANKEKKSYKLAVVGTGGVGKTTLAQKVYNDQKIKGSFKMHAWICVSQDYSEVTLLKEVLRNIGVHHEQGETIAELQRKLAETIEGKSFFLVLDDVWHSNVWMDLLRPALHKTTSGVMLVTTRDDQITRRIGVEHTHRVDLMSVEVGWELLWKSMNIDEKEVQNLRNTGIEIIRKCGCLPLAIKVTASVLASKDRTDNEWKKILRRYACSQNMLSNEIEGVLYLSYDELPYRLKQCFLYCALYIEDSTILRRVITRLWIAEGFIEEEQGQLLEDTSEEYYYELIHRNLLQPDNGSFNQAECKMHDLLRQIALSISKQECFIGDIETLSGENMSKLRRVTAVSKKDKLVLPSMNKVEAKVRTFFSVHGPQSIEDSLFKRFLLLRVLVLNYSLVQSIPGYIGRLIHLRLLDLDYTSISCLPESIGSLQNLQILSLNYCDALHNLPSAISQLYSLRCLSLLDTNINEVQKGIGKLKFLTDLRGFPVGAGIENADVQDGWKLEELSSLSLLRYLTLVKLERAACYSTNTLLANKNHLKGLVLEWTSYSEDVSTEEVFEQLIPPSNLETLHIIGFLGRQYPNWFGNTCLSSLAHVTLRNLRCVDLPPIGQLPNLKFLKIDGAYAVTKVGPEFVGCGKGDPLCNESVAFPKLEWLVLKHLPNWEEWSFFEEKEEAEDADDEGGANGVAEIRKDDAQSARLRLFPCLVRFKLEGCLKLRALPRQLGEDTVSLRKLELIRTNNLKAVEDFPHLTELLHIEKCEGLEKVSNLPQVTDLQVRGCLNLSRVEGLGSLQQLGLGEDTQVISSHWVLGLQNQHQRLHGEDLDVYSLSTS encoded by the coding sequence ATGGGGACCATACTAGAAGCTCTGCTTCGATCATGTGCCAGCAAGTTGCAAGATATCATTACCAATGAAGCCATACTAATCTTAGGGGTGGAAGAAGAGCTCGCAAAACTGCTACAACGAGTTGAACTAATTCAGTGCTGTATATATGATGCTGAGAAAAGGAGGGCAAAAGAGTTAGCAGTAAACAATTGGCTTGGCCAACTGAGAGATGTTATATATGATGTTGATGAAATTCTGGACGTGGCTAAATGCAAAGGAAGCAAGCTACTTCCTAACCACCCTTCATCATCATCAAGTAAATCAGCTGCATGTAAAGGTCATTCAGTTTTCCCTTGCTTTTGTAACATTGGTTCACGTCGTGACGTTGCTGTTCGGATTAGAACCCTCAACAAAAAGATAGAGAACATTTCAAAGGACAAAATATTCTTAACATTCAACAGTAGTGCACAACCTAATGGAAGTGGTCCAACATCCAAACTGATAAGAAGTTCCAACCTTGTTGAGCCCAACCTTGTGGGAAAGGAAATCATACATTCTAGCAGGAAGTTGGTGGACTTGGTGCTTGCAAACAAGGAAAAGAAGTCTTACAAGCTCGCTGTTGTTGGAACCGGAGGAGTTGGTAAGACAACACTAGCTCAGAAAGTATACAATGACCAAAAAATAAAAGgaagcttcaagatgcatgcatggATTTGTGTTTCGCAAGACTACAgtgaagtaactcttttgaaggagGTGCTCCGAAATATTGGTGTGCATCATGAGCAAGGTGAAACCATAGCTGAGCTACAAAGAAAGCTTGCAGAAACAATAGAGGGAAAGAGTTTCTTTCTGGTTCTAGATGATGTATGGCATTCCAATGTATGGATGGATCTATTAAGGCCTGCGTTACACAAAACAACATCTGGAGTAATGTTGGTAACCACACGAGATGATCAAATTACAAGGAGAATAGGCGTAGAGCATACCCATCGAGTTGATCTCATGTCAGTAGAGGTGGGATGGGAGCTACTTTGGAAGAGCATGAATATTGATGAGAAAGAAGTGCAGAATTTAAGAAACACGGGGATTGAGATTATCCGTAAATGCGGTTGCCTCCCTCTTGCAATCAAAGTTACCGCTAGTGTTCTGGCAAGCAAGGATCGAACAGATAATGAGTGGAAAAAGATTTTGAGAAGATATGCTTGCTCCCAGAACATGCTCTCTAATGAAATAGAAGGAGTTTTGTATCTAAGCTACGATGAGTTACCGTATCGTCTGAAGCAGTGTTTTCTTTATTGTGCATTGTATATTGAAGATTCTACCATTCTTCGCCGTGTAATTACCAGGTTATGGATTGCTGAAGGCTTCATTGAGGAGGAACAAGGCCAACTTCTAGAAGACACATCAGAGGAGTACTACTATGAGCTAATCCATCGAAATCTCCTCCAACCAGATAACGGATCTTTTAACCAGGCTGAATGCAAAATGCATGACCTCTTAAGACAGATTGCtttgagtatatcaaaacaagaatgTTTTATTGGTGATATTGAAACATTAAGTGGTGAGAATATGTCAAAACTACGACGAGTTACTGCCGTGAGTAAGAAGGATAAATTAGTGTTGCCTAGCATGAATAAGGTGGAAGCTAAGGTGAGGACTTTCTTTAGTGTTCATGGTCCACAGAGCATTGAGGATTCATTGTTCAAGAGATTTTTGCTTCTTCGTGTTTTGGTACTGAATTACTCACTTGTACAAAGCATTCCAGGTTATATAGGAAGACTGATACATCTACGCCTACTTGATCTTGATTATACTAGCATATCTTGTCTTCCAGAATCCATTGGCTCCCTACAAAACCTTCAAATTTTGAGCTTGAATTATTGTGATGCTTTGCACAATCTTCCTTCGGCGATATCCCAATTGTACAGTTTAAGATGTCTTAGTCTTCTTGACACAAATATAAATGAAGTTCAGAAAGGGATAGGAAAACTGAAGTTCCTCACTGATTTACGAGGGTTTCCGGTTGGGGCAGGAATTGAAAATGCTGATGTACAAGATGGATGGAAGTTGGAAGAGTTGTCATCTTTGTCATTGCTGAGGTATCTTACGTTGGTTAAATTGGAAAGAGCGGCTTGCTATAGTACAAATACATTACTGGCGAACAAAAACCATCTAAAAGGACTAGTACTGGAGTGGACATCATATTCAGAAGATGTTAGCACTGAGGAGGTCTTTGAGCAGCTAATACCTCCAAGCAACCTGGAAACCCTACATATTATTGGATTCCTTGGTCGGCAGTACCCCAACTGGTTTGGTAACACCTGTTTGTCTTCGCTGGCACACGTGACCCTTAGAAATCTACGATGTGTGGATCTTCCACCTATTGGCCAGCTACCCAACTTGAAATTTCTAAAAATTGATGGAGCATATGCAGTTACCAAGGTTGGCCCTGAATTTGTTGGTTGCGGGAAGGGTGATCCCCTATGCAACGAATCAGTTGCTTTTCCTAAACTTGAATGGTTAGTCCTCAAGCATTTGCCCAACTGGGAGGAGTGGTCTTTttttgaagaaaaagaagaagcagaagatgctgatgatgaagggggagCAAATGGAGTTGCTGAGATTCGAAAGGACGACGCCCAATCTGCAAGGTTGCGTCTGTTTCCTTGTTTGGTAAGGTTTAAACTTGAAGGCTGCTTAAAGCTGAGGGCTCTACCGCGACAACTTGGAGAGGACACTGTCAGCTTGAGGaagctcgaattaattcgaacaaatAACTTGAAGGCCGTGGAGGACTTCCCACACCTCACTGAGCTCCTTCATATTGAAAAATGTGAAGGCCTGGAGAAGGTCTCCAATCTCCCTCAAGTGACAGACCTGCAAGTACGTGGTTGTCTGAACTTAAGCCGTGTAGAGGGGCTGGGCAGTTTGCAGCAGCTGGGGCTGGGCGAGGATACACAAGTGATCTCTTCCCATTGGGTGCTTGGGCTTCAAAACCAGCACCAGAGACTTCATGGTGAAGACTTGGATGTCTACTCGTTGTCTACCAGTTAG